AGGGATAACGGGCACCCAGGTAGGGTGCCCGACTGGAACGACTGTGAAAACCAATTAATACATAGGCAATAGAAAAAAGATGGCGTTTGATCCCGTTTTGAACTTGGCTGACCTCGATGGCAGCAATGGCTTTCGTATTGATGGGGTAGCCGCAAATGACTATTCCGGTCGTTCGGTGAGCAGTGCCGGGGATATCAATGGCGATGGTATCGATGACCTGATCATTAGCGCACCGGGTGCCGACCCCAACAGCAGCGATTCAGGCTCTAGCTATGTGGTATTTGGTGGTGGTGATTTTAGTATCCCCCTCAATCTATCCACCCTCAATGGCAGCAATGGCTTTCGTCTCGATGGGGTATCAATCAATGACGCTTCCG
The genomic region above belongs to Leptolyngbya sp. CCY15150 and contains:
- a CDS encoding integrin alpha — protein: MAFDPVLNLADLDGSNGFRIDGVAANDYSGRSVSSAGDINGDGIDDLIISAPGADPNSSDSGSSYVVFGGGDFSIPLNLSTLNGSNGFRLDGVSINDASGRSVSSAGDINGDGVDDLIIGAPFADSNGFDSGSSYV